A part of Streptomyces sp. DSM 40750 genomic DNA contains:
- a CDS encoding serine hydrolase domain-containing protein, which produces MAHLDGVCDARFAEVGALLSENLDSGEELGASIAVTIDGEPVVDLWGGWIDQSRTVPWRRDTITNVWSCTKTVTALAALLLVERGLLDIDAPVARYWPEFAAHGKESVLVRHLLSHTSGVSGWDRPVTVADVCDVPTSTARLAAQTPWWPPGTASGYHLLTYGHLVGELIRRIDGRTLGRFVAEEIAGPLDADFHIGLPDSEFGRVADVVPPPPFRSTDLAGADPDGVWMKTCTGPLGTADESWTPEWRRAEIGAANGHGNARSLARIHSVVACGGTLGGVRLLSPQTIELIFRQQSDGPDLVLGANLRFGIGYGLPSPAVPYLPRGRICFWTGWGGSVVVIDTERRATISYVMNNMGTGLLGSDRTTQYVSAAFAALEQQRDRRSVVREHFESKVHP; this is translated from the coding sequence GTGGCACACCTGGACGGCGTGTGTGACGCACGCTTCGCGGAGGTGGGCGCACTGCTCTCCGAGAACCTCGACTCGGGCGAGGAGCTCGGTGCCTCGATCGCGGTCACGATCGACGGAGAGCCGGTGGTCGACCTGTGGGGCGGATGGATCGACCAGAGCCGTACCGTGCCGTGGCGGCGGGACACGATCACGAATGTCTGGTCGTGTACGAAAACCGTCACGGCCCTGGCGGCGCTGCTGCTGGTCGAGCGTGGACTGCTGGACATCGATGCCCCGGTGGCCCGGTACTGGCCGGAGTTCGCGGCCCACGGCAAGGAGAGTGTGCTGGTCCGGCATCTGTTGTCGCACACCTCCGGCGTCTCGGGGTGGGACCGGCCGGTGACCGTCGCGGACGTCTGCGACGTACCGACGTCGACGGCCCGGCTGGCCGCGCAGACGCCGTGGTGGCCCCCGGGCACGGCGTCGGGATACCACCTGCTCACCTACGGGCACCTTGTGGGCGAGCTGATCCGGCGGATCGACGGGCGGACGCTGGGCCGGTTCGTCGCCGAGGAGATCGCCGGTCCGTTGGACGCCGACTTCCACATCGGCTTGCCGGACTCCGAATTCGGCCGGGTCGCCGATGTCGTTCCGCCGCCGCCGTTCCGGTCGACGGACCTTGCCGGCGCCGATCCGGACGGCGTGTGGATGAAGACCTGCACCGGCCCCCTCGGCACGGCGGACGAGTCATGGACTCCCGAGTGGCGTCGCGCCGAGATCGGCGCCGCCAACGGCCACGGCAACGCCCGGTCGCTCGCCAGAATCCACTCGGTCGTCGCCTGCGGCGGCACGCTCGGCGGTGTACGGCTGCTGTCGCCGCAGACCATCGAGCTCATCTTCAGACAGCAGTCCGACGGCCCGGATCTGGTGCTCGGGGCGAATCTGCGATTCGGCATCGGTTACGGCCTGCCTTCGCCGGCGGTGCCGTATCTCCCCCGTGGTCGGATCTGCTTCTGGACGGGCTGGGGCGGATCGGTGGTCGTGATCGACACCGAGCGCCGGGCCACGATCTCCTACGTCATGAACAACATGGGCACCGGGCTGCTCGGCAGCGACCGCACGACTCAGTACGTCAGCGCAGCTTTCGCGGCGCTGGAACAGCAAAGGGACCGCCGATCTGTGGTCAGGGAACATTTTGAATCGAAGGTACATCCATGA
- a CDS encoding flavin-containing monooxygenase, with protein sequence MTSSANPSSLPDHIEVVIVGAGISGIDAAYRVQSQCPDRSYAVLEARESLGGTWDLFRYPGVRADSDIYTLSFPFQPWTGGNSMADGGEILGYLRRTVEQFGIDRHIHCGTKVVAADWCSETARWTVTIERTEGEDGPKRSTVTCSFLFTCTGYYDYERGHDPQFPGVESFAGRVVHPQFWPDELDYAGKRVVVIGSGATAITVVPAMARDAAKVTMLQRTPTWVSSLPRRDRFADKLRRRLPAGLAHRVVRARNAAYANGFYHYCRRFPDRARTLLTTAAARRIGEDAVREHFTPPYAPWDQRVCITADADLFKAIKREEVDVVTDHIDGFVAEGIRLRSGAVLPADIVVTATGLRMLALGHIDVSVDGRPVEPARHMLWRGAMLSDVPNFALCFGYVNLSWTMRADLTARLVCRILNHMRRADLAVVTAPAEPGVPEKPMIELASSYVQRGVATFPRQGDRSPWRMHQTYPLDAADVARANLRRELRGVPRASFARPYAGSPAGDDRRPGG encoded by the coding sequence ATGACGAGTTCCGCAAACCCTTCTTCGCTGCCCGATCACATCGAAGTCGTGATCGTCGGCGCGGGGATCTCCGGAATCGACGCCGCGTACCGGGTGCAGTCGCAGTGTCCCGATCGGTCGTATGCCGTGCTGGAGGCCCGTGAGTCCCTGGGCGGGACGTGGGATCTGTTCCGGTATCCCGGAGTCCGTGCCGACTCCGACATCTACACGCTCAGTTTTCCGTTCCAGCCGTGGACCGGCGGGAATTCCATGGCCGACGGGGGCGAGATCCTCGGCTACCTGCGGCGCACCGTCGAGCAGTTCGGTATCGACCGCCATATCCATTGCGGCACGAAAGTGGTGGCGGCGGACTGGTGCAGTGAGACGGCCCGCTGGACGGTGACCATCGAGCGGACCGAGGGCGAGGACGGGCCGAAGCGGTCCACTGTGACGTGCTCGTTCCTTTTCACCTGCACCGGCTACTACGACTACGAGCGCGGACATGACCCTCAGTTCCCGGGCGTCGAGTCGTTCGCCGGCAGGGTGGTGCATCCGCAGTTCTGGCCCGACGAACTCGACTACGCCGGCAAGCGTGTTGTTGTGATCGGCAGCGGCGCGACCGCGATCACGGTGGTCCCCGCGATGGCGCGCGACGCGGCGAAGGTGACCATGCTGCAGCGCACGCCCACGTGGGTCAGTTCGCTGCCGCGCCGGGACCGGTTCGCCGACAAGCTCCGGCGGCGTCTGCCCGCCGGGTTGGCACACCGGGTCGTCCGGGCTCGGAACGCCGCCTACGCCAACGGCTTCTACCACTACTGCCGACGGTTCCCGGACCGGGCGCGGACGTTGCTGACCACGGCCGCCGCACGGCGGATCGGCGAGGACGCGGTGCGTGAGCACTTCACGCCGCCGTACGCGCCGTGGGACCAACGGGTGTGCATCACGGCTGACGCAGACCTGTTCAAGGCGATCAAGCGTGAGGAAGTCGACGTGGTCACCGATCACATCGACGGCTTCGTCGCGGAGGGAATCCGGCTGCGCTCGGGGGCGGTGCTGCCGGCCGACATCGTGGTGACGGCGACCGGGCTGCGCATGCTGGCGCTGGGCCACATCGACGTGAGCGTCGACGGCAGGCCGGTCGAGCCCGCGCGTCACATGCTGTGGCGGGGCGCCATGCTCAGCGACGTGCCGAACTTCGCGCTCTGCTTCGGCTACGTCAACCTGTCCTGGACGATGCGGGCGGATCTCACCGCGCGACTGGTGTGCCGGATCCTCAATCACATGCGCCGCGCCGACCTCGCGGTGGTCACCGCACCCGCGGAGCCCGGGGTGCCTGAGAAGCCCATGATCGAACTGGCGTCGAGCTACGTCCAGCGGGGCGTCGCCACCTTCCCCCGGCAGGGCGACCGCAGCCCGTGGCGGATGCACCAGACCTATCCGTTGGACGCTGCCGACGTCGCACGCGCGAATCTCCGCCGCGAGCTACGCGGAGTGCCCCGCGCGTCGTTTGCACGGCCCTATGCCGGCTCACCGGCCGGAGACGATCGCCGACCGGGAGGCTGA
- a CDS encoding AMP-binding protein, which yields MSFASPHADVELSDLGLHEFLFAGLSPADLERVALVSAESGESLTYGSLKTRVDGFAAELVTRGIGPGDAVALLCPNTPAFAIAFHGILRAGATVTTVNLLSTAAEIARQLSAARAQTLVTVTAFASAAQEATGVAGLDAAAILLLDAERPPASALAIDPVPAPDRFDPAERVAVLPFSSGTTGVPKGVMLTHRNLVANIAQLAPVLDLRSDDVVLAALPFFHIYGMTALLNSTLAARGRIVTMARFDLKAFLEAIQRHRVTYLYIAPPIAVALAKHPLVDSYDLTSLRAIVSGAAPLDEELGAAVSRRLSVPVVQGYGMTELSPVSHIVPVADGGVAIAGRRAPIAASGWPVPNTVDKLVDPATGAEIDVPAEGLSEPGELWVRGPNVMAGYLGNPEATAATVDADGFLHTGDLARVDSTGCVYIVDRIKELIKYKGYQVAPAELEALLLTHPDIVDAAVIGVVDAEGEEIPKAFVVTGNSALSAEQVMEFLAAQVAPYKKVRDVEFIAAIPKSSAGKILRKELRAGGRGHGRASAGHSPVGE from the coding sequence ATGAGTTTCGCCAGTCCCCATGCCGATGTGGAGCTTTCTGATCTCGGGCTGCACGAATTCCTGTTCGCGGGTCTGAGTCCCGCCGACCTGGAGCGGGTCGCGCTGGTCTCCGCGGAATCCGGAGAATCGTTGACGTACGGGTCATTGAAGACGCGCGTCGACGGATTCGCCGCCGAACTGGTGACGCGTGGCATCGGCCCCGGCGACGCGGTGGCGCTGCTGTGCCCGAACACGCCGGCGTTCGCGATCGCCTTCCACGGGATCCTGCGGGCCGGAGCGACCGTGACCACGGTGAACCTGCTGTCCACCGCCGCGGAGATCGCCAGGCAGTTGAGCGCCGCCCGGGCACAAACACTGGTGACGGTGACGGCGTTCGCGTCGGCGGCACAGGAAGCGACGGGCGTGGCCGGGCTCGACGCGGCTGCGATCCTGCTGCTGGACGCCGAGCGCCCGCCCGCGTCCGCCCTCGCCATCGACCCGGTACCCGCGCCTGACCGGTTCGATCCGGCCGAGCGGGTGGCCGTGTTGCCCTTCAGCTCCGGCACCACGGGCGTGCCGAAGGGGGTGATGCTGACCCACCGGAACCTGGTGGCGAACATCGCGCAGCTCGCGCCGGTCCTGGACCTGCGCTCCGACGACGTGGTGCTGGCGGCGCTGCCGTTCTTCCACATCTACGGCATGACCGCGCTGCTGAACTCAACGCTTGCCGCACGCGGCCGTATCGTCACCATGGCCCGATTCGATCTGAAGGCCTTTCTGGAGGCCATCCAGCGTCACCGCGTCACCTACCTGTACATCGCGCCACCGATCGCGGTGGCCCTGGCCAAGCACCCGCTGGTGGACTCCTACGACCTGACGTCGCTGCGGGCGATCGTCAGCGGCGCGGCTCCGCTGGACGAGGAGTTGGGCGCGGCGGTGTCGCGGCGGCTGTCGGTGCCGGTCGTCCAGGGGTACGGCATGACCGAGTTGAGCCCGGTCAGCCACATCGTGCCGGTGGCCGACGGAGGGGTCGCGATCGCCGGTCGCCGCGCGCCGATCGCCGCCAGCGGTTGGCCGGTTCCCAACACGGTCGACAAACTCGTGGATCCTGCGACCGGCGCCGAGATCGACGTGCCCGCGGAAGGGCTGAGCGAGCCGGGAGAGCTGTGGGTGCGCGGCCCGAACGTGATGGCCGGCTACCTGGGCAATCCGGAAGCCACCGCTGCGACTGTCGACGCCGACGGGTTTCTGCACACCGGGGACTTGGCGAGGGTCGATTCCACCGGATGCGTCTACATCGTCGACCGCATCAAGGAGCTGATCAAGTACAAGGGTTACCAGGTCGCGCCGGCCGAACTCGAGGCGCTGCTGCTGACCCACCCGGACATCGTCGACGCCGCTGTGATCGGCGTGGTCGACGCCGAGGGCGAGGAGATCCCGAAGGCGTTCGTCGTCACCGGCAATTCCGCGTTGAGCGCCGAGCAGGTCATGGAATTCCTCGCCGCACAGGTTGCACCGTACAAGAAGGTGAGGGACGTGGAATTCATCGCCGCGATACCCAAATCGTCGGCGGGCAAAATCCTGCGGAAGGAATTGCGGGCAGGGGGCCGTGGGCACGGTCGCGCGTCGGCGGGCCACTCGCCGGTCGGTGAGTGA
- a CDS encoding zinc-dependent alcohol dehydrogenase, whose translation MKSLMFVAPGQLRFDEVDAPTIVEGTDALVRPLAATTCDLDHHVIGDKTPFSGFGPFPIGHECVGTVIEVGPDCTDVAVGDIVGVAWHIACGTCAQCKLGHTARCLLHGDAQYGLPVNGAWGGTFDELIRVPYADFNLAKLPAGVDPVHLASIGDNLALGWETVMPTVAGIPDPKIAVFGGTGSIGLYCVDVAVHCAGARTVYYDDDPVRMKVAEQLGAEVHDVHGKREKDFHLAVDASCDPERLRKALLSVMPEGYVNSVGIYFDDVQLPLLALYQRGVHFHNGKGHARPNMTPTLEAVASGTLHPELVTSGIHGWDEIPDVLTSDRAGHKPIFVLEN comes from the coding sequence ATGAAGAGCCTGATGTTCGTCGCGCCCGGACAGCTGCGCTTCGACGAGGTCGACGCCCCCACCATCGTCGAGGGCACCGACGCGCTCGTACGGCCGCTCGCGGCCACGACGTGCGATCTCGACCACCATGTCATCGGCGACAAGACCCCGTTCTCCGGATTCGGCCCGTTCCCGATCGGCCACGAGTGCGTGGGCACGGTGATCGAGGTCGGCCCCGACTGCACGGACGTCGCGGTCGGCGACATCGTCGGCGTCGCCTGGCACATCGCGTGCGGCACCTGCGCGCAGTGCAAGCTCGGACACACCGCCCGCTGTCTCCTCCACGGCGACGCCCAGTACGGCCTTCCGGTCAACGGGGCCTGGGGCGGGACCTTCGACGAACTCATCCGCGTCCCGTACGCGGACTTCAACCTCGCCAAGCTGCCCGCCGGAGTCGATCCGGTACACCTGGCCTCGATCGGCGACAACCTCGCGCTCGGCTGGGAGACGGTGATGCCGACCGTCGCCGGGATCCCCGACCCGAAGATCGCGGTCTTCGGCGGTACCGGTTCCATCGGCCTGTACTGCGTCGACGTCGCGGTCCACTGCGCCGGCGCCCGCACCGTGTACTACGACGACGACCCGGTCAGGATGAAGGTCGCCGAGCAGCTCGGCGCCGAGGTCCACGATGTCCACGGCAAGCGGGAGAAGGACTTCCACCTCGCCGTGGACGCCAGCTGCGACCCGGAGCGGCTGCGCAAGGCGCTGCTTTCGGTCATGCCCGAGGGCTACGTCAACAGCGTCGGCATCTACTTCGACGACGTCCAGCTCCCGCTGCTCGCCCTGTACCAGCGCGGGGTCCACTTCCACAACGGCAAGGGGCACGCGCGACCGAACATGACGCCGACGCTCGAGGCGGTGGCCTCCGGGACGCTCCATCCCGAGCTGGTCACCAGCGGAATCCACGGCTGGGACGAGATCCCCGACGTGCTGACCTCCGACCGCGCCGGCCACAAGCCGATCTTCGTCCTGGAGAACTGA
- a CDS encoding putative quinol monooxygenase, with protein MANPVVVVATLVAKPGQEELVEKTLKAAVPAVHAEPGCLRYALHRKAGATGEFVVVERWASQEALGAHLRGAAMREVGAALAQALAGPPQTELLDAIPAGDPDTGAV; from the coding sequence ATGGCCAATCCGGTTGTCGTAGTGGCGACGCTGGTCGCCAAGCCGGGCCAGGAAGAGCTGGTCGAGAAGACGTTGAAGGCGGCGGTGCCCGCGGTGCACGCCGAGCCCGGATGTCTGCGGTATGCGCTGCACCGCAAGGCGGGCGCCACCGGTGAATTCGTCGTGGTTGAGAGGTGGGCCTCCCAGGAGGCGCTGGGCGCGCACCTGCGCGGTGCCGCGATGCGGGAGGTCGGCGCCGCACTGGCGCAGGCGCTCGCAGGCCCCCCGCAGACGGAGTTGCTGGACGCGATCCCCGCCGGCGACCCGGACACCGGCGCCGTCTGA